A genomic window from Lycium barbarum isolate Lr01 chromosome 4, ASM1917538v2, whole genome shotgun sequence includes:
- the LOC132637872 gene encoding receptor-like protein EIX2, producing the protein MDGVTLLFLLILVAILDGFSCAQTSSIYSGIHCIESEKNALIKFRQGFKNPSRSMLSWMLEENCCRWEGVECDNTTGHVITLDLRKQLLQGESGIFLPDLPYLRHLDLSQNDFRGAQIPEFISTLKNLEYLNLSNSKFRGTIPEYLGNLSRLQFLDLCHACSFLISVVILHSRPITFNGFSTSSL; encoded by the coding sequence ATGGATGGTGTAACTTTACTTTTCCTTCTCATTCTTGTAGCTATTTTAGATGGATTTTCCTGTGCGCAAACTAGTTCTATTTATTCAGGCATTCATTGCATTGAGAGTGAAAAAAATGCTCTTATCAAGTTCAGGCAAGGTTTCAAGAATCCATCACGGAGCATGTTGTCTTGGATGCTCGAGGAGAACTGCTGCAGGTGGGAAGGTGTTGAATGCGACAACACAACCGGGCATGTGATCACTCTTGATCTGCGCAAGCAATTGTTGCAAGGTGAGTCCGGGATTTTTTTGCCTGACTTACCCTATTTAAGACACTTAGACCTGAGCCAAAATGATTTCCGCGGGGCACAGATTCCTGAGTTTATTTCCACTTTGAAGAACCTAGAGTATCTCAATTTGTCAAATTCCAAGTTTAGAGGAACAATTCCTGAATATCTTGGGAATCTGTCACGCTTGCAGTTTCTTGATCTCTGTCACGCTTGCAGTTTCTTGATCTCAGTGGTGATTCTTCACTCCAGGCCAATAACCTTCAATGGCTTCAGCACCTCTTCTCTATGA